One genomic window of Solanum dulcamara chromosome 10, daSolDulc1.2, whole genome shotgun sequence includes the following:
- the LOC129870533 gene encoding fumarylacetoacetase-like produces MGMKSFVEVQSDSQFPIENLPYGVFRPAPDSEPRTGVAIGDYVLDLSVIASAGLFDGPLPKNSDCFNQPNLNKFLELGRPAWKEARATLQKLLSDTEPTLRDDACLRQKALQPMDKVEMLLPVAVGDYTDFYSNINHATNCGLMFRGSENPIKPNWFCLPIAYHGRASSVVVSGTDIIRPRGQDRPKGNSPPYFGPSRKMDFELEMAAVVGPGNELGNPIDVNEAADHIFGLVLMNDWSARDIQGWECVPLGPFLGKSFGTTISPWIVTLDALEPFVCDGPKQNPPPLPYLAEKESRNYDIELEVFIKPAGQEHSYAVTKSNFKHLYWTISQQLAHHTVNGCNLRPGDLLGSGTMSGPEPGTYGSLLELTWNGTKPLSLGGVTRTFIEDGDEVIFTGCCKGNGYTVGFGKCSGKILPSPS; encoded by the exons ATGGGAATGAAATCGTTCGTTGAAGTTCAATCGGATTCCCAATTTCCGATCGAGAATCTTCCGTACGGTGTTTTCCGGCCGGCGCCGGATTCTGAACCTAGAACTGGTGTTGCCATCGGAGATTACGTTTTGGACCTCTCCGTTATTGCTTCCGCCGGTCTTTTTGACGGTCCTCTTCCCAAAAATTCTGATTGTTTCAATCAG CCTAATCTCAACAAGTTCCTGGAATTGGGACGGCCAGCATGGAAGGAAGCTCGTGCTACATTACAAAAGCTATTGTCTG ATACTGAACCAACATTGCGTGACGATGCATGTCTGAGGCAAAAAGCTCTTCAGCCTATg GACAAAGTGGAAATGCTTCTTCCTGTTGCAGTAGGAGACTATACAGACTTCTATTCGAACATTAATCATGCCACGAATTGTGGGCTCATGTTTCGTGGCTCGGAGAACCCAATTAAACCAAACTG GTTTTGTCTTCCGATCGCGTACCATGGACGTGCCTCATCTGTTGTTGTATCGGGCACTGACATTATAAGACCAAG AGGACAGGATCGTCCCAAAGGGAATTCACCGCCATATTTTGGACCATCTCGTAAAATGGACTTTGAGCTAGAAATG GCTGCTGTAGTTGGGCCGGGAAATGAACTCGGAAATCCTATAGATGTTAATGAAGCTGCAGATCACATATTTGGCCTCGTCTTGATGAATGATTGGAGCG CTAGAGATATCCAGGGTTGGGAATGTGTACCTCTCGGTCCCTTTCTTGGGAAGAGCTTCG GCACAACTATATCGCCTTGGATTGTGACTTTAGATGCTCTGGAACCTTTTGTTTGTGATGGTCCAAAGCAG AATCCTCCTCCCTTACCATATCTTGCGGAGAAGGAATCCAGAAACTACGACATAGAGTTGGAG GTTTTCATTAAACCTGCTGGACAAGAACACTCCTATGCTGTCACGAAAAGCAATTTCAAGCACTT ATATTGGACAATTTCGCAACAACTTGCTCACCATACTGTCAACGGTTGCAACCTCAGGCCCGGTGATCTTCTTGGATCCGGAACCATGAGTGGACCT GAACCAGGAACTTACGGAAGCCTTCTTGAACTAACGTGGAATGGAACAAAACCTCTGTCTTTAGGTGGAGTTACTCGTACGTTCATAGAAGATGGAGATGAAGTTATATTCACCGGGTGTTGCAAG GGAAATGGCTATACAGTTGGTTTCGGAAAATGCTCTGGTAAAATTCTTCCATCACCATCCTGA